In Capsicum annuum cultivar UCD-10X-F1 chromosome 7, UCD10Xv1.1, whole genome shotgun sequence, one genomic interval encodes:
- the LOC107878101 gene encoding putative protein FAR1-RELATED SEQUENCE 10 translates to MEITAAKPFNNIWIRRQQCPCGDWKCYIKADGDEQGANVSQTTKSEATSSSSQDIVFTPYVGQIFKGDDEAFEYYSNFARKNGFSVRKARSTESQNLGIYRRDFVCYRSGFNQPRKKANVEHPRDRKSVRCGCDAKLYLTKEIADGVAQWYVSQFSNIHNHELLEDDQVRLLPAYRKIQEADQERILLLSKAGFPVNRIVKVLELEKGVQPGQLPFIEKDVRNFVRTCKKTVEENDALITEKRENDLLDLLEGCKASEQKDEGFVYSFTTDENGRVENIAWSYGHSRQAYSFFGDVVTFDTTYRSITYNMIFGVWFGIDNHGNVLFLGCVLLQDETSQSFTWALQSFVRFMRGRQPQTIVTDIDSGLRDAIASEMPNTKHVISIWQVLSKLSSWFSLPLGLQYPDFKSEFDVLCRLENVEDFEHQWNQLVARFGLGSDKHIALLLSYRASWPSSYMRNFFLARTMMIEYWKLVETYMKNILSPQSSLLLFFEKVGSASNVGSHKKEKQLYMPAKTCLPVEEHSRSILTPYAFNIMQHEIMLSMQYAITEMANSSYLVRHYKKMEAECLVIWIHEDEQVHCSCKEFEHSGIMCRHSIRVLVSKNYFQIPEKYFPLRWRLESSLAPLDDSVIQSSKNEYSQVFHALCGSLYSESSISKQRFDYVNRELKQLLEHVQNMPSVDEVAVSSAPINVGEL, encoded by the exons ATGGAGATTACGGCAGCAAAGCCATTCAATAACATCTGGATTAGGAGACAGCAATGCCCTTGCGGAGATTGGAAGTGTTACATTAAAGCCGATGGAGATGAGCAAGGAGCAAATGTTTCTCAAACGACAAAGAGTGAAGCAACGTCATCTTCATCTCAAGATATTGTTTTTACTCCATATGTTGGTCAGATATTTAAAGGTGATGATGAAGCATTTGAATATTATAGCAACTTTGCTAGGAAGAATGGGTTTTCTGTTAGGAAAGCACGCTCAACCGAAAGCCAAAATTTGGGGATTTATAGAAGGGATTTTGTGTGTTACAGGTCTGGATTTAATCAACCAAGGAAGAAGGCCAATGTGGAACACCCTAGGGATAGGAAATCAGTACGGTGTGGATGTGATGCGAAGCTGTACTTAACGAAAGAGATTGCTGATGGTGTAGCACAATGGTATGTTTCTCAGTTTAGTAACATTCATAATCATGAATTATTGGAAGATGATCAAGTCAGACTACTTCCTGCATACCGAAAAATCCAAGAGGCTGACCAGGAACGGATTCTTTTGCTGTCCAAAGCTGGGTTTCCTGTCAATCGAATAGTGAAGGTGCTGGAATTAGAAAAAGGTGTTCAACCAGGTCAGTTGCCTTTCATAGAAAAAGATGTCAGAAATTTTGTCAGGACGTGCAAGAAAACTGTTGAGGAGAATGATGCTTTGATCACAGAGAAAAGGGAAAATGATCTTTTGGATCTTCTTGAGGGTTGCAAAGCATCAGAACAAAAGGATGAGGGGTTTGTTTACAGTTTTACTACTGATGAAAATGGCAGAGTGGAAAACATTGCATGGTCGTATGGACACTCACGCCAAGCATATTCATTTTTTGGTGATGTTGTCACTTTTGACACCACATACCGCTCTATCACGTATAATATGATATTTGGTGTGTGGTTTGGAATTGACAATCATGGGAATGTACTTTTTCTTGGATGCGTTCTGCTGCAAGATGAGACATCACAGTCATTCACTTGGGCCTTACAG TCCTTTGTTCGATTCATGAGAGGAAGACAACCGCAGACAATTGTGACTGATATAGATTCAGGGCTAAGAGATGCTATAGCAAGTGAGATGCctaacactaagcatgttataagTATATGGCAAGTTCTCTCAAAATTATCTAGTTGGTTCTCCTTGCCCCTTGGATTACAGTATCCAGATTTTAAATCTGAGTTTGATGTGTTATGTCGACTGGAAAATGTAGAGGACTTTGAGCATCAGTGGAATCAACTGGTTGCTCGGTTTGGACTTGGTTCAGATAAGCACATTGCTCTTCTTCTATCCTATCGAGCATCCTGGCCGAGTTCTTACATGCGGAACTTTTTCCTGGCCCGAACAATGATGATTGAGTATTGGAAATTGGTAGAGACATACATGAAGAATATCTTGAGCCCTCAATCAAGCTTACTATTATTCTTTGAGAAG GTTGGTTCAGCGTCCAACGTTGGGAGTCACAAGAAAGAAAAGCAACTTTATATGCCTGCTAAGACCTGCCTGCCTGTTGAAGAACATTCCAGGAGCATTCTTACGCCTTATGCCTTCAATATAATGCAGCATGAGATTATGCTGTCTATGCAATATGCAATAACAGAAATGGCCAATAGCTCATATCTTGTGAGGCATTACAAGAAAATGGAAGCAGAGTGTCTTGTTATTTGGATTCATGAAGATGAGCAAGTTCACTGCTCTTGTAAGGAATTCGAGCACTCTGGCATAATGTGTCGCCATTCGATTCGAGTGCTAGTATCTAAGAACTACTTTCAAATcccagaaaaatattttccacttcGATGGAGGCTAGAAAGTTCCTTAGCTCCCCTCGATGATTCAGTCATTCAAAGTAGCAAAAATGAGTATTCTCAAGTTTTCCATGCTCTATGTGGAAGTCTATATTCTGAATCATCCATCTCTAAGCAGCGTTTTGATTATGTCAATAGAGAGCTCAAACAGCTCCTTGAGCATGTGCAGAATATGCCTTCTGTGGATGAAGTTGCTGTGAGTTCAGCACCTATCAATGTTGGTGAACTCTAG